The DNA region CAATCAAGTATGTCAAGGAAATCTGATTTTGATAAGTGCATACAGTTGTCAAGATCCAAATCTCTCAGTGCTGGAAACACTGTTGAGGAACAACCATTGTCTAAATTGCTTGCATTTGTTGGAGGTAGCAACGACAGTAATTCTGTACTTGATGAAATTTCAGATTCCTTTATGGACACAATTGAGGGCAAGGATTGTCTTTCATCCCTCACCTTAGTTGGAAGCTTGAAAAGTTCTGAACAATTTTCGATAGAAAGTTCCTCAAGATGTTGCAATTGAAGAATGCTACTTGGGAGATGCATAAGGTTTGGGcaattctttatatataattgGCGAAGCCCAGTGAGATACCCAATGGATGAAGGCAGATCTTTTATAAGAATGTCGCTGAATGAAATGTATCTTAAGCATTCCATTTCTATATCAATTTCAGGAAAGTTCTGAAGGCTTGAGCAATCATCAAGGTAAAGAGCTTCTAAAGATCTCAACTTGAGGCTTCTTGGCAAGCTGATAAGATTTGAGCATTTCATAATTGTCAAAGAGGCAAGCTTATCATGGAATCCAACTGAGTCATGAACTTCAACTAAACTTTCACATTCAAAAAGCGataatttctctaaatttggGGTCCTTGACATATCCGgaatttttgttagaaaatgACACTCAGAGAATTCCATAATCttcatgttttgaaaattctgtAAACAAAATGAGAGGATAAATTAGCTTTACATAAGTTTACAACCAAGGGCAGAACTAGAATTTCAAGTGTGGGGGGAaactataaacaaaaaaaaaaaaaagttttgggaggtaaaaaattagttttgaaGGGTctatttcattatatatatattaagaaattttaaaaattttggggactACTACCCCATGCATGAACGTAGTTCTGCCCCTGTTTACAAcataatttaaaggaaaatatataaaaataataattgtaccTTGAATCCCTCATCCGGTTCCTTGTAGAGGCTATTATGCATTCTAAACACAACGAGTTTTTTTCCATGAAAATTAGATGGCAAAGATTGCAAAGGACATTCGGCCCAATCAAGCAATCTTAACTCATTAGAGAGATAATTAGGCCTTCCGGAAAAATATGCATTACGACTTATAAACAATCTGAGCATTTTCATCTTCATAAAGGCTTTGGAACTCAACTGTATCAAGTCTCGTTCAGGCAACTCTATCAATATgccttcaattttgtttgtttcctAGTAAGACAATACATAAGAATTATAATTTTGGTCAAAACATAAACTTCTCCATATTTTACCATTTGCtagaattataattttgtttataaatatatatgaaaaggtAACAAACTTATACTTCATAATCTAGCTCAGTATGTTGCGTTTATTTTTGGGGAAATGTATATATGAAATGGTAACAAACTTATACTTCATAATCTAGCTCAGTATGTTGCGTTTATTTTTGGGGAAATGTATATATGAAATGGTAACAAACCTATACTTCATAATCTAGCTTAGTATGTTGCGtttatttttggggaaaatacatATTACCCCGACTATCACTTCTTTTACACTTATaccaccaaatttaaaaaagtgacaCCTGAACCCTTACAACAACTACTTTGTTACAAAAAAACCACTTTGTTAATAATTGGCATCAAAATTGACACAAAAAATAGTCATGAATGCCAAACGCGACTATTTTTGCATTGGCATATATGCAAGACTATTCTTGTGTCAactttccaaaatacccttaatattattaaaaaaattaaaaaaacaaaaaaaaaaaaactgaaaagattaaaattattaaaaaaataaaacaaaaaacaactaaaagaaACCAAGGGatttttggggtggccaaaccaacCCCCACAGGCTGTGGGAATGAtccgaccacccccattttgcatGTAGGAGGTGATCAAATCCCTTGTTGATGTCAATTGCTAATGAGGGGCTTATTTGTAACCGGACGGTAATTGAAAGGTATCAATTACTAAAGTTTGGTGGTCTAAGTGTAAAAAGTGGTTGTAGCTCGAGGGTAAAGcgtattttctttaaaaaataaaaaataaaaaataaaaactgcaCTTGGACTACacctccaaacttcaaaaagtCATACTTGACCTCCTTAAACTATCACTTTGTTGTAAGTTACCCAACTCGGACTCATATTGAAGTTTCGATGCTAGTTTCCCCCTCTACCCAAATCAAGCGTTAAGATAGAtggaaaatatatgaaaatactaaattaatcctttatgtaaaaaaaaaatctcaaatgtAAAACACACGCCAATATCATTCTTAAATACCCATTAtgtcaattttcaaaatcataataTAGAATATTTCTATAGCTAAAAAAAATCGGCATGTCTTATGTTAAGGACGACTTAGTCATTTTACTTGCTTTTTATACAATTTAAGGAGGGGGCAAATTGACACTGAAACTTCAAAATAGGGTCTAAGTTGCACTAATTTAAGTTAGGACACACTaatggtagtttatggggggaAAGTATaatttgacttgagtaatttgTTTCTATTATAGGAATGACCCAAAGTGATCTTACTCAAAACTGTCAATATTGTTTTTTACATATGTACTTATTGCCTATGATGATTTATTTAGTCTTCTTAGTTCTTACAACTAAAATAGCTATTTTGAGAGAAATGGTGTGTGTTGTGTGTGCGTAAACATATGCGTTTGTGCATGAATATGTCACTATGTGTGCGCGTGTTCATGTGTTAGTGTGTTTGCGCGTGCATCCATACGTGTTCTCCATTCATTTTGACAAACacagaaatttttgttttttgtttttgtttatgtgaGTCTTACCATATTTTCTTCTAGCACATGACGAATGTCTTCCTGAATCCACAACCTGCTACGTTTGCCAGGTTCTTTTGGTGATTCTTgacgaacaatttctctacccatatCTTGCAATAAGTCATGCATGACCAATCTATCATCATCCATAGTTATGAGAGACTTCTCCATAAGCACTTTAATACCAATATCTGGAAAGAAACCACAACTCTCTAGTATTTTAGAGACATATTCCACATCCTCTCCTTTGAAAAAACATGCAATGTCAAGGAAGATATTCTTCTCACTTTCCTCCAacccatcataacttattctaagtttTTCATGAATATCTTTTCCAggaatttttttatacttttctaATGCACTTTTCCAATGATGTGCATCTCTTCCATATAGATATGAACCCAGCACTTCTAAAGCTAGTGGGAGGCCCCCAGCATAACGTAATGCAAGTTTTGTGAATTCCACAAATTCATCATTAGGTATGTCACTTTGGAAGGCGTGTCGACTAAAGAGCTGAAGAGCTTCTTTGTGATCCAATTCATTCATCTTGTATGTTAAATCAACTTTATGCTTAGTTAGTAAATGTTCATCTCTAGTTGTTATGATAATTCTACttcccaaaccaaaccaatctTTTTTTCCAGATAATATTTCTAATTGGACCAactgatccacatcatcaagaactaaaaGGATCCTTTTACAACAAAGCCTTTCCTTTATCACGTTGATTCCTCGATGAATATTACCAACCTTCAAACTTGAGTCGCCTATAATCTCATATAGAAGTGTCTCTTGCAATTGAACCAAGCCACTCTCTTTATTTGAAGATTCTCTAACGTTTGCAAGAAAACAACTATCTTTAAACTGATAAGCAATCGAGTTATAGATTGCTTTGGCAATAGTTGTTTTACCAATTCCACCAACTCCAAAGATTCCTAACATGCGTATATCACTCTCCCCAATATTTAAAAGTGCATTGATTTCTTGTACATGAGACTCTAATCCAACTGGATACTTGGCGACCTTTAAGTATGTATGACTTACTATTCTTAAGATGACTCGAACAATTTCATGGACGCATTTAGATTCATTCCTTCCACTGCAAAAGATATAACAACATTTAATGAGTTAAAGTAATCATATGAAAAGACATAGGAACCTGATCcacttacaattatttttttctctcttgtaaCAAATGACAATGGTAGGCAATGAGATAGGATATAATCCTTCCTTCCCTAAATCTCAATCCTCGAATAGATTGACCACAAGTCTTCCCTCAATTAGAGTCATACTTTTCATAGTCTTTATATGTATTAttaaacttctttaatttttttgttccatTCTGAAATTTGCTTTTGCCTTTGTTGATACTTACCAAGAGTATTTTTTCGCTATTTACTCTAAAATGTCATTGCATTtcttaatacattttttttttttcattagaatGTTTTATTTAGTTCACCATCCATTTCAATTAATATTTCTATATTCATGTTCctcgaattttttttattctcgtAAAATGAATAACGAATTACTTAGAGTGAGTGAGAAATACCTTTTCTGTAAATGCCACCCTGACAAATTGGCCACTTTATTCAGGGCTGCCTTCCATCTCTGGAATGTATCCTCTTTGAATCTCTCTTCATGTTTATCCAATGCTTTACCAAAACTTTTTATTTGATGCCGTACTTCCGATGGATCAACTTTGTAAAATACTGGTAGAACGAtttgttgctttgttttccTACACTCAAGGATCTCCATCAGCTCGGCCAAGCAACATGTGGATGATGCATACTTTTCAGAGAGCACAACGATTGAAGTTCTTGACTCTTTAATGGCTTTGAGAAGTGTTGGTGAAATCTCATCTCCTCCTTGAAGTTTGTGATCTATGTAAATATGGATACCCTTTTCACACAAAGCTTTGTATAGATTAGCAGTAAAACTGTCGCAGGCATACTCACCTCCAAAGCTCAAGAATACATCGTAAGGCCATCGACGGGTGAAAGAAGAAGAGGGTGAGGAAGAGGCTGCTTGGAAGGCCATGGAAGAAGCCATTTTGTCTGTAAGGCTGATTACTGCTACTTCAGAGAGATATGGAGAAGACGATGCCTACCTTtctatttttatcatatttttagtaAAGCAATCTCTAGAAggaaaagaatattaaaaacaaaaaaatataaaaaggaataAAGAATGCGCGTTGAATTtaatcaaagaaaaatgagaagatTAGAAGATTTTTAAACGGATGAACGTCACATAAACGACAAGAAATTCATGGCGAATTATTTCCCGGTTCTGAAACTGCGTTGATGTAAGTGCAGCAACGCGGGCCCTTCCCCGACCAAACGCGAATCCAATGGCGTATTATTTGCCCCGAGACTCACCCCCATCAGAGCACGcgatcttttattctttttttattttttattttttatttttatggatataaattttttacgaattgaattttaggaattttcttAACAGCCTATTAAAAAGCATCAAGAGACGTGACAGTACGAAAAATTCTATCTTTTTTATATTCGTATCCTACGGCTAAAAAAGAGGTTGCtttgaataaagaaaagatGATGGGATGTAAAAGCCAAGGCCATGGAAATAGATGAGTCGCTTTGTCGCTGCTGTAAATAATAATCAGGCTTTCATACGCCAAGAGCTTCTTCCATGGCCTTCCAatcatcctcttcttctttcgGCCGTCGATGGCCCTACGATGTATTCTTAAGCTTTAGAAGCGAAGACACCCACCTCAGTTTTACTGCTCGTCTATGCAAAGCTTTGTGTGAAAGGGGAATCTATACCTACATGGATGACAAacttagagaagaagaagaaatttcacCGGAAATTCTCAAAGCCATTAAAGATTCAAGGACTTCAATCGTTGTACTCTCTGAAAACTATGCATCATCTACATGGTGCTTGGGTGAGCTGATCGAGATCCTCCGGTGTAGGGAATCAAACCAACAAATTGTTTTACCGGTGTTTTACAAAGTAGATCCATCCGATGTACGgcatcaaaaaaagaattttggaGAAGCATTGGCTCAACACCAAGACAGCTTCATGGAGGATACTGTGCATAACTGGAAGGCAGCCCTGAATAAAGTGGCCAATTTGTCTGGGTGGCATTTAGAGAAAGGGTATTTTCGACCACGCAAGCTTCTTCATTCTAGACCTCTAAGTTtcattcttatatatatgttttgttcttatttaaTTTGTCTCATTAATTTGGGCAACTATATAAATTCAGTCAATTAAAAACACTATTTTAATGTAAGAATGTTTTAAGCTGCGTCcttataaaagtgaaaaagataaagattaCACTTCACAATGTAAGATTTCAATACCAATTTTAATGGTAGTGTTTGCATGCATCTAGTATTTAACTTTTACGGTATTTTGCTTTATTCTAAAGTTTAGTGGGAATATTAGAGATTATTCAATGTTTGCACGatgaaaaaaatgcaatttactAAAAGATTAAACATTTGAGAACTGTCAATCCAAGGAGGATTGAGATGTAGAAAAGGAAGGATTATTTCCTATCTTGTCTCCTATCATTATCACTTgttgcaagagaagaaaaaaaattgtcagtAGATCATATTACTATGCTTTTTCATGTGGAAGGTGtaactcatttaatttttttattttttaaaccttttGCAGTGGTAGGAATGAATTTAAATTCATCAACGAAATTGTTCAAGTGGTTTCAAGAATAGTAAATCACACATACTTAAGTGTTGCCAAATATCCGGTTGGAATAGAGTCTCGCATACAAGATATCAATGAGCGGCTGTTACATATTGGGATGAGTGACATACACATGATAGGAATCTTCGGAGCtggtggaattggtaagacaactattGCCAAAGCGATCTATAACTCGTTTGCTTACCAGTTTAAAGATTGttgttttcttgcaaatgtTAGAGAAACTTCAATGAAAGAGTTCGGCTTAGTCCAATTGCAAGAGACACTACTTTATGAGATCCTAGGCAACTCAAGTTTGAAGGTTGGCAATGTTGATCGAGGAATCAATGTCATAAAGGAAAGGCTTTGTTGTAAAAAAGTTCttttagttcttgatgatgtggatgagTTGGTCCAATTAAAAGCATTAGCTGGAGAATCCaattggtttggtttaggaagtagaatcattataACAACAAGAGATGAACACTTGCTAATTAAGCATAACGTTGATTTAACATACAAGATGAATGAATTGGATCACAATGAAGCTTTTCAGCTCTTTAGTCTACATGCTTTCAAAAGTGACAAACCTCATGATGATTTTGTGGACCTTACAGAACATGCACTACGTTATGCTGGGGGCCTCCCACTAGCTTTAACCGTGCTAGGTTCAGATCTATATGGTAGAGATATACACTATTGGAAAAGTGCATtggaaaattacaaaagaattccaaagaaaaatattctcgAAAAACTTCAACTAAGTTATGATGGATTGGAGGAAAGTGAGaagaatattttccttgacattgcaTGCTTCttcaaagggaaaaatgcaaagtatGTTACTAAGATACTAGAAGGTTGTGGTTTCTTCCCAGATATTGGTATTATAGTACTTGTGGAGAAGTCTCTCATAACTATTGATGAGGATACATTGGTCATGCATGACTTATTGCAAGatatgggtagagaaattgttcgtcAAGAATCGCCCAAAGAACCAGGCAAACGCAGT from Corylus avellana chromosome ca10, CavTom2PMs-1.0 includes:
- the LOC132164045 gene encoding disease resistance protein RPV1-like isoform X2; this encodes MASSMAFQAASSSPSSSFTRRWPYDVFLSFGGEYACDSFTANLYKALCEKGIHIYIDHKLQGGDEISPTLLKAIKESRTSIVVLSEKYASSTCCLAELMEILECRKTKQQIVLPVFYKVDPSEVRHQIKSFGKALDKHEERFKEDTFQRWKAALNKVANLSGWHLQKSGRNESKCVHEIVRVILRIVSHTYLKVAKYPVGLESHVQEINALLNIGESDIRMLGIFGVGGIGKTTIAKAIYNSIAYQFKDSCFLANVRESSNKESGLVQLQETLLYEIIGDSSLKVGNIHRGINVIKERLCCKRILLVLDDVDQLVQLEILSGKKDWFGLGSRIIITTRDEHLLTKHKVDLTYKMNELDHKEALQLFSRHAFQSDIPNDEFVEFTKLALRYAGGLPLALEVLGSYLYGRDAHHWKSALEKYKKIPGKDIHEKLRISYDGLEESEKNIFLDIACFFKGEDVEYVSKILESCGFFPDIGIKVLMEKSLITMDDDRLVMHDLLQDMGREIVRQESPKEPGKRSRLWIQEDIRHVLEENMNFQNMKIMEFSECHFLTKIPDMSRTPNLEKLSLFECESLVEVHDSVGFHDKLASLTIMKCSNLISLPRSLKLRSLEALYLDDCSSLQNFPEIDIEMECLRYISFSDILIKDLPSSIGYLTGLRQLYIKNCPNLMHLPSSILQLQHLEELSIENCSELFKLPTKVRDERQSLPSIVSIKESEISSSTELLSLLPPTNASNLDNGCSSTVFPALRDLDLDNCMHLSKSDFLDILDCFSALERLNLSGSDIVSLPTCIKSFVRLRGLLLNDCKQLQEVLELPPNIESIRASGCVSLESFPEVSKKFQFDTSELRALDLIDLSRCYKMLVNIGNPEANPLSDEEHLKDYFGGIIFPGNKIPDWFSYRNENSNRKWCEIDITGVLYLDEITRIAFCAVIGPIPAISPEDGILNVEVSITGKGCPTYIARVTINYLMNSDHVWLEYSTLEFSELEAGNLGFEFFVDSRSLFIKSCGVHLILDEDVDVYSDVADEEIKNSGDSIDGIQPSKRHHDDDDDDDDCDLESNWYTQHKRLSSTLGESQLNQSGNSQR
- the LOC132164045 gene encoding disease resistance protein RPV1-like isoform X1; its protein translation is MASSMAFQAASSSPSSSFTRRWPYDVFLSFGDHKLQGGDEISPTLLKAIKESRTSIVVLSEKYASSTCCLAELMEILECRKTKQQIVLPVFYKVDPSEVRHQIKSFGKALDKHEERFKEDTFQRWKAALNKVANLSGWHLQKSGRNESKCVHEIVRVILRIVSHTYLKVAKYPVGLESHVQEINALLNIGESDIRMLGIFGVGGIGKTTIAKAIYNSIAYQFKDSCFLANVRESSNKESGLVQLQETLLYEIIGDSSLKVGNIHRGINVIKERLCCKRILLVLDDVDQLVQLEILSGKKDWFGLGSRIIITTRDEHLLTKHKVDLTYKMNELDHKEALQLFSRHAFQSDIPNDEFVEFTKLALRYAGGLPLALEVLGSYLYGRDAHHWKSALEKYKKIPGKDIHEKLRISYDGLEESEKNIFLDIACFFKGEDVEYVSKILESCGFFPDIGIKVLMEKSLITMDDDRLVMHDLLQDMGREIVRQESPKEPGKRSRLWIQEDIRHVLEENMETNKIEGILIELPERDLIQLSSKAFMKMKMLRLFISRNAYFSGRPNYLSNELRLLDWAECPLQSLPSNFHGKKLVVFRMHNSLYKEPDEGFKNFQNMKIMEFSECHFLTKIPDMSRTPNLEKLSLFECESLVEVHDSVGFHDKLASLTIMKCSNLISLPRSLKLRSLEALYLDDCSSLQNFPEIDIEMECLRYISFSDILIKDLPSSIGYLTGLRQLYIKNCPNLMHLPSSILQLQHLEELSIENCSELFKLPTKVRDERQSLPSIVSIKESEISSSTELLSLLPPTNASNLDNGCSSTVFPALRDLDLDNCMHLSKSDFLDILDCFSALERLNLSGSDIVSLPTCIKSFVRLRGLLLNDCKQLQEVLELPPNIESIRASGCVSLESFPEVSKKFQFDTSELRALDLIDLSRCYKMLVNIGNPEANPLSDEEHLKDYFGGIIFPGNKIPDWFSYRNENSNRKWCEIDITGVLYLDEITRIAFCAVIGPIPAISPEDGILNVEVSITGKGCPTYIARVTINYLMNSDHVWLEYSTLEFSELEAGNLGFEFFVDSRSLFIKSCGVHLILDEDVDVYSDVADEEIKNSGDSIDGIQPSKRHHDDDDDDDDCDLESNWYTQHKRLSSTLGESQLNQSGNSQR